The genomic window AGCCTTCGCCCAGGTGGACCTGCCAGAGGTCCGCCGCGAACTCGGCCTGCTGGTAGCGCCCAGTCGCCACGTCGGCGTGCGGCGTCACGATCTCGCGCCAGGGCTTGAGCGTGCCGGTCGCGGCGGCCTCGATCAGCGAGCCGCCGGCCTTGCGCTTCTCGCTGCGCACCTGCTCGTCGAAGGTGAGCCGGCGCAGCTCGAGCTTCATCTTGTTGACGTCATCCGCCTGCGGGGCCGAGACCGCCGTGAGCAGGCGCGCCATCGAATCGAGCGCGCGATCGGCGTCGTCGCTCGAGAATGGCGTCTGATGTGCCCACCTATTGCGTACGTCGCGCAGCTCGGACACCAGTGTGCGTTCACTCTGGCCAAGCGTCTTGCGGAAGACGGTGTTCCATTGGTTCCACACGACGGCGAGCAACGACGCCGCGTCCCACTTCGGCACAGCGTCGTCCTTGAAGAGCTTCACTTGTGTCTCCGCCACGGACTGGCGGACGATGCCGAGCCAACCTTGGGCATCCTGTGCCTTCAGCTCACGTTCCACGAAAGGAGCCAGACCGTCCTTGAGGAGGTCCATCGCCTTGCCGACGCGTTCCTGATTGGTGATGGCCATGGCTTACTCCTCAGTCTCCCCGAACAGTCCGCCCTGCTCGGCTCTGGGTTGGCTGCCCTCGCGGGCGAGGCGGATGATCTCGGGCCAGCTCTGCACGAGGCCGTTGTAGGCGAGCGCCTCGGCCGCCCGCTTCTTGCGCTCGCAGAGCGTGTAGAGGCGGTAGGCCAGCTCGCGGGCGATCTCGGCCTTGGCGCCGAGTTTAGCGACAAGCCCGGCCGCCGCGCCCTCGCCGCCGCTCGCGAGCACGCGGATCAGATGGTGAACGATCTCCCACGCGGTGAGACGCGCGTCGGTGGCGGGATCCCAATCGGCGGGCAGCTCCTCGGGCCGGAGCAGCCGCACCTTGCCGCGCTTCGATTCGAGGATGCCGGCCTCGACCATGCCGGCGACGCTGGTGTTCTTGGACTTGGAGAGCTGCTCAGCCACGCCGTATTCGCCCTCGTCGAAACCCGACTGCTCGAACCAGGTGAGCGCCCAGCGGCTGTCGGCATCGAAGTCGCCCTCCTGCTCGGCCAGCGCCTCGTCGAGGGTCTGGTTGATGAGCGCCAGCGCCTCGTGCACGCTGAGCGGCTTGCCCTCGGCGTCGAGCACTTTGGCGTAGCGGGTGTAGACCGCCATGCCCGGGCCGATGGCCGCCTGCGCCAGGTCCACCGGCGCGATGTTGCCGCGCTGCAGGTGGGCGAGCGCCACGGGCAGCTCGGCCTTGAGAGCGGCGACGAACTCGCGGCGGGTGGCGGTGGGGGCGGAGGCGGGACGCTTAATGCAGACGAGGACGATGCTGGAGGCGAGGGCGTTGGTACCCGAGCCGATCATGCGGTTGCTCAGTTCCGTTCGCATCGGCCAGGTGCCGCTAATGCCGAAGCCAGCGCGGATCACGGCGTCGAGGAAGGTCTCCCATCCCGTACTGGACGTGCCCTCAGCGCTCTCGGTCTCCGACTGCTTGAATGCGTAGTAGATGCTGACCGGGAAGGCCGTGTGCGACTGCTCTGCAAGCCGGTGCATCGCCTGCGTCATGCCGTCGAGGAAGAAGGTCTCCGCCTTTTCCTT from Candidatus Tanganyikabacteria bacterium includes these protein-coding regions:
- a CDS encoding DUF1156 domain-containing protein, yielding KAEGMAGRIGARLMAIVAEGDRGRVYLAPTPEHEEAAIKARPTWRPEGDIATRMTGGNCTPYGLTTWGDLFTPRQLVALTTFSDLVQEARERVQRDALAAGLPDDGKPLRDGGTGATAYAEAVGVYLGLGVDRLADRSSTICGWDSGFTKIRNTFGRQALPMTWDYAEGNPFSDSTGNFAALLEWVEKFLIESPAAPNGSAAQQDASAQSISIGKVVSTDPPYYDNIGYADLSDFFYVWLRRSLRPVFPDLFATLAVPKAEELVATPYRHGSKEKAETFFLDGMTQAMHRLAEQSHTAFPVSIYYAFKQSETESAEGTSSTGWETFLDAVIRAGFGISGTWPMRTELSNRMIGSGTNALASSIVLVCIKRPASAPTATRREFVAALKAELPVALAHLQRGNIAPVDLAQAAIGPGMAVYTRYAKVLDAEGKPLSVHEALALINQTLDEALAEQEGDFDADSRWALTWFEQSGFDEGEYGVAEQLSKSKNTSVAGMVEAGILESKRGKVRLLRPEELPADWDPATDARLTAWEIVHHLIRVLASGGEGAAAGLVAKLGAKAEIARELAYRLYTLCERKKRAAEALAYNGLVQSWPEIIRLAREGSQPRAEQGGLFGETEE
- a CDS encoding AAA+ family ATPase gives rise to the protein MAITNQERVGKAMDLLKDGLAPFVERELKAQDAQGWLGIVRQSVAETQVKLFKDDAVPKWDAASLLAVVWNQWNTVFRKTLGQSERTLVSELRDVRNRWAHQTPFSSDDADRALDSMARLLTAVSAPQADDVNKMKLELRRLTFDEQVRSEKRKAGGSLIEAAATGTLKPWREIVTPHADVATGRYQQAEFAADLWQVHLGEG